The sequence below is a genomic window from Oscillospiraceae bacterium.
CCCCGACTGGGACATTATTAAAAAGATTTACGGCCCCGAACTGGTGGACGCTATGCTCTCCGAAAACAATCCCAGCATCGTCGCAAACATCGACCCGAAGCATTTGAAAGAGTGCTGGCCTCAGATTCGCAATCTGATTTTGACCGAACTCCCAACCGACGAGCATCTGGTCGACATGATGAAGCGCGCGGGCGCCGCGACCACCTCCGAAGAGGTGCATGTGGACACTCAGCTTTTGCACGACGGGTTGAAATATCACCCTTTTATGCGCAGGCGTTTATTGCTTTCCCGGCTGCTTCCGATGACAAATATCGATATCGATCAATATATCAGGTAACGAAAAGCAGATTATTTAAAAGGCGGGTGAAGACCCGCCTTTAGTCCTTTATAAAATCGATCAATTCCATATAAGCGGCGAGGAAACGGCAAATGTAAATAATCCGACCATGATCAGTAAAAAAATCGCCCAAAATACCGTAAAGGCAATACCCAGGATCAATCCTATCAGTGACATAATGCGGCCGGCTTTCACCATACCGTTTTCAATTCCCATCTTCTCGGCTTCTTTAACTTTGTTTTGGCCGATGATACCGAAGATAAAACTGAGCGGCAGCTGGCAGAAGACCACCGCCACAATGCCCCAAACCAATGCCGCGGTCGAAATGTCTCTGGCCTCCGGCGGCATTGAAGGAGCGGCGTATCCGTGATTTCTGTTCATGCCGCAATAAGTGCAAAATTGATTGTTGTCGGTCAGTTCTCTGCCGCAATTTCTGCAATACATAGAATCCCTCCCTGTTCATAATACCCATATTCTATAATCACATGACCATTCTGTCAACAGAAAGGAATTTTTCTTCTCATAATGAATGCACGCTAATTGCTGAACAGCAATTAGCGTGCACTTCTT
It includes:
- a CDS encoding zinc-ribbon domain-containing protein: MYCRNCGRELTDNNQFCTYCGMNRNHGYAAPSMPPEARDISTAALVWGIVAVVFCQLPLSFIFGIIGQNKVKEAEKMGIENGMVKAGRIMSLIGLILGIAFTVFWAIFLLIMVGLFTFAVSSPLIWN